A stretch of Campylobacter gracilis DNA encodes these proteins:
- a CDS encoding flavocytochrome c yields the protein MQDVSRRSFLKISAVGAGALALGASSATAAQNAKDVKFDEEYDIVIIGTGFAGLAAAIKASGRGKKVLVLEKMGRAGGNSVINGGNMAAPMNKFQVAQGIKDSKELFIADAVKDGLGLNHTDLLGVMFDRSNDAVDLLTSCGAEFSDKLIFESGHSVARSLQSTNGSGSGYIQPMMGKLQNDPNVTIKTRTKFDDFIVDDSGRVVGVEAREEYKFDPKLFSDDLENKSGEKKSYKAKDGVLLASGGYGRDLWYRQIQDPRVVPSIDSTNHPGSSAGAMLAANRIGAFTLLTSWIQFLPYCSPDEKGFGAAVNFTNHCCNTYGLTVDPKTGKRFMDEHAGRKIKADACFKVIAESEKNDNYPVNVCDSQAVAARNPVYTSRPLEAGVVKKFNTLEELAKAYNLPLEPFLKTVADYNSYVKAGKDPEFGKVVDKLDGIDVSKPPFYASRTMPKVHHTMGGLEINTKAQVISSLTHEPIPGLWAAGEVTGGVHGASRLGTYAILDCMVFGMIAGETIGA from the coding sequence ATGCAAGACGTATCAAGACGTAGTTTTTTAAAGATTAGCGCGGTGGGTGCGGGGGCACTTGCGCTGGGGGCTAGTAGCGCGACTGCAGCGCAAAACGCCAAGGATGTCAAATTTGACGAGGAATACGATATCGTCATCATCGGCACCGGTTTTGCGGGACTTGCTGCGGCGATTAAAGCTAGCGGGCGCGGTAAAAAGGTGCTGGTGCTTGAAAAGATGGGTCGCGCGGGCGGAAATTCCGTCATCAACGGCGGAAATATGGCTGCTCCGATGAATAAATTTCAAGTCGCACAAGGTATCAAAGATAGTAAGGAGCTTTTTATCGCCGATGCCGTAAAAGACGGACTCGGGCTCAATCATACCGATCTTTTGGGCGTGATGTTTGATCGCAGCAACGATGCGGTGGATCTTTTAACTAGCTGCGGAGCGGAATTTAGCGATAAGCTGATATTTGAGAGCGGCCATAGCGTCGCAAGAAGCTTACAATCGACCAACGGCTCAGGCTCGGGCTACATCCAGCCGATGATGGGTAAACTTCAAAACGATCCTAACGTCACGATCAAGACCCGCACGAAATTTGACGATTTTATCGTGGATGATAGCGGCCGCGTCGTGGGTGTAGAAGCTCGCGAGGAGTATAAATTTGATCCGAAACTTTTTAGCGACGATTTGGAAAATAAAAGCGGCGAGAAAAAGAGCTATAAAGCCAAAGACGGCGTTTTGCTAGCTTCGGGCGGATACGGACGCGATCTATGGTATCGCCAGATCCAAGATCCGCGCGTAGTGCCTAGCATAGATAGCACCAACCATCCGGGAAGCTCGGCGGGAGCGATGCTAGCGGCAAATAGAATCGGCGCATTTACGCTTCTTACGTCGTGGATTCAGTTCCTTCCATATTGCTCGCCAGATGAGAAGGGCTTCGGCGCTGCGGTAAATTTTACTAATCACTGCTGCAACACCTACGGTCTTACCGTCGATCCAAAGACGGGCAAGCGCTTTATGGACGAGCACGCAGGACGCAAGATTAAGGCAGACGCTTGCTTTAAGGTTATCGCCGAGAGCGAGAAAAACGACAACTATCCGGTAAACGTCTGCGACTCTCAAGCCGTCGCCGCGCGTAACCCAGTCTATACCTCAAGGCCTCTAGAAGCGGGCGTCGTGAAAAAATTTAACACTCTAGAGGAGCTTGCGAAGGCTTACAATCTGCCGCTGGAGCCGTTTTTAAAGACCGTCGCGGATTATAACTCTTACGTCAAAGCGGGCAAAGATCCGGAATTCGGCAAGGTTGTCGATAAACTGGACGGCATCGACGTTTCCAAGCCACCGTTTTACGCAAGCCGCACGATGCCGAAGGTGCACCATACGATGGGCGGACTTGAGATCAACACCAAAGCTCAGGTCATCTCTAGCCTTACTCACGAGCCGATCCCGGGGCTTTGGGCTGCGGGCGAGGTAACCGGCGGCGTGCACGGCGCAAGTAGGCTCGGAACCTACGCGATACTTGATTGTATGGTTTTCGGAATGATCGCTGGCGAAACAATCGGGGCTTAA
- a CDS encoding alpha-2-macroglobulin family protein: MKTKLLSAALFCALASFAAGVEIKYASGAYEISGVDGSGFSVTQKQILKCTPKITGTYESVSESSIRLYPKPMLSAGVNYSCEARGVRFEFETEPFSTEHIALLRPGLVAIKFNDTVSKDALQQATRIYRAQNLAQNDISYELSSHDDRNFLFSFDPKAQNVVLQIESLTSKAGAKLQNPVELRTDEEPFNDSINASNLSGVQIRPAALKDGSLAARVCFPNYMDELSAKYIRIAGVSKFSLTQPRYYYYDEDEEGGESDDPSCYYYADIVSDEFMPNKSYDIRLLKGFGDSSYILRDEIKQSVKMGDRLPFVAFSDEKNFIPKSASLAFKSSNVNEVKISIAKVPEQNFRYFLNFESNEDSVGGLASEIAVKSFDIGGAKNAVAEHKIAMDFKGYEDGIYKITAFYKVGEKMQEVSRVAYLSDITAQVVLLERGALIYTSRLSNGEELSRAKVKIYSDKNELIVEDKTDGDGILRLENMEILAKNPRSIEISKGGEHAFVLFNNAVASVEKTITAKRPFVYLASELISPNERLLGTIVMKNRDFSSLKNTPIKFKIYDPSGTVIITRAQNTDEFGSVKIDELMGEKSGTYRLDLIYEDKIIASKSFSVENFVPNRIKNEILTAKDEYGADEIITLKLSSNYLAGAPAGDLKGSLEANAYEKELKIKGYEGFSFLNDRLKKKGATQLRRAEFTLSSAGKKELALSPAAADLNVSNAINILLNFSVTEEGKNVNAYRSLSYLPYDRIVGIRANKDFISSGDSVKFGFALLDSKTKTDVKGKIDVEIYRDDFTYVYDGNRYVEQESFNLVSAVSTDAREFEYKFQNGGNYLIVANDYSSGASAGVRVDVSGWGYYGRVNAKDVQSAKIKLASDKVKAGDKIKGVINSPVESGVLNISLVGEQVYDYKILSVKGGSAEFELSVPENFVGGHINAVIARAATPAAMPLRAYANVPVALDASSHKAGVQILAEKSYKNGQNAQISVKSEPNSKVILYAVDLGILDIVSQEELDAFKAFDVSAYFALRYFDIYDDLSVYQTTAKELSFGGDGVMAKAKRNLSPVENKKQKKFIKMLIAKADANGEAKFELAMPKNFNSTIRLSAMAIGEAATIGSANVEAKVRDDVVIKPADLTYMVRGDEISVPLTLINTTDKEQKAVLKISSSPSVAISGGEANFTLKPLEVKHTNFTASALDIADANIKFDLDANGQKFSNDVEFDIISQFPRSKLFHVSYGDKPVTLKVDPSYKEIYTHISATPNAFSLADELYLYPYGCTEQLASRMIAVDYVARKDSNKTLTNRVNEYASRILSRLKPNGDFGYWSAHGVTNYYASIYASDVLLELDTRYKFLSNKQRSLIFSALKSSYKDQDTLRIYADFVLDQYGKLDDDEINFVYDNDLYKDSPMASIALAAILKKHNMTTEFEFMLEKIDEANYDYADNGAGLTFASDVRDAAFKLYAFGKVGIKDDSTARTVDAIIRDLKNINNTQERASVIRGFDAYFKDAKKEAHFALKYDGEAKNFNSPLDTKLAVKDGAIEFTPMIGNGELFFTALGFGYESAPLKHEALSIQSLNAHSMDSKRIEIYREFIDARGNVVDLNKLKVGQKIYSKISWRANYYLYNFVIDEAMPSCFEAVNERLGSAAQARVEGMQDSVALEHTEYLYDRVLRFPKSGYFYYDPRDGENSSGVIYTPINVIMAGSCALPAISIEDMQYEQVNNYDLQTLKFKVAR; encoded by the coding sequence ATGAAGACAAAACTACTAAGCGCAGCGCTATTTTGCGCTTTGGCTAGCTTTGCTGCGGGCGTAGAGATCAAATACGCTAGCGGGGCTTACGAGATTAGTGGGGTGGACGGCAGTGGATTTAGCGTCACGCAAAAGCAGATCCTAAAATGCACTCCCAAAATCACGGGCACCTACGAAAGCGTGAGCGAGAGCTCAATCAGGCTCTATCCAAAGCCGATGCTTAGCGCCGGGGTTAATTATTCGTGCGAGGCGCGCGGGGTGCGCTTTGAGTTCGAGACAGAGCCTTTTAGCACCGAGCATATCGCGCTTCTACGTCCCGGGTTAGTGGCAATCAAATTTAACGATACGGTTAGCAAGGACGCGCTACAGCAAGCGACTAGAATTTACCGCGCGCAGAATTTAGCCCAAAACGACATATCCTACGAGCTTAGCTCTCACGATGATCGGAATTTTTTATTCAGCTTCGATCCTAAGGCACAAAACGTCGTATTGCAAATAGAATCTCTCACCTCAAAAGCGGGCGCAAAGCTGCAAAATCCGGTGGAGCTGCGCACGGACGAAGAGCCTTTTAACGACAGCATTAACGCTTCAAATTTAAGTGGCGTGCAGATTCGCCCCGCGGCTCTAAAAGACGGCTCGCTCGCAGCTAGAGTGTGTTTTCCTAACTATATGGACGAGCTGTCCGCCAAATACATAAGGATCGCAGGCGTGAGTAAATTTAGCCTCACTCAGCCGCGATATTATTATTACGACGAAGATGAAGAGGGCGGCGAAAGCGACGATCCTTCATGCTACTACTATGCAGATATAGTAAGCGACGAGTTTATGCCGAATAAAAGCTACGATATCAGGCTGCTAAAGGGATTCGGAGATAGCTCATATATCTTGCGAGACGAGATAAAACAAAGCGTAAAAATGGGCGATAGGCTGCCTTTTGTAGCCTTTAGTGACGAGAAAAATTTTATCCCAAAATCCGCTTCGTTGGCATTTAAAAGCTCAAACGTAAATGAGGTTAAAATTTCGATTGCTAAAGTCCCTGAGCAAAATTTTAGGTATTTTTTAAACTTTGAAAGCAACGAAGATAGCGTAGGTGGGCTAGCTAGCGAGATCGCGGTTAAGAGCTTCGATATAGGAGGCGCTAAAAACGCCGTTGCGGAGCATAAAATCGCGATGGATTTTAAAGGCTACGAGGATGGAATTTATAAAATCACGGCGTTTTACAAAGTGGGCGAAAAGATGCAAGAGGTTTCGCGCGTAGCCTATCTTAGCGACATTACGGCTCAAGTGGTGCTACTTGAGCGCGGCGCACTGATTTATACTTCTAGGCTTAGTAATGGCGAGGAGCTAAGCAGGGCGAAGGTTAAAATTTACAGCGATAAAAACGAGCTAATCGTAGAGGATAAAACGGACGGAGATGGAATTTTAAGATTAGAAAATATGGAAATTCTAGCTAAAAACCCGCGCTCTATCGAGATTAGCAAGGGGGGTGAGCATGCGTTCGTGCTATTTAATAACGCCGTTGCAAGCGTCGAGAAAACGATTACTGCAAAGCGTCCGTTTGTTTATCTCGCAAGCGAGCTAATAAGCCCGAACGAGCGGCTTTTAGGCACGATCGTGATGAAAAATCGCGATTTTAGCTCTTTAAAAAATACGCCGATTAAATTTAAAATTTACGATCCTAGCGGCACTGTGATCATCACGCGCGCGCAAAACACCGATGAGTTCGGCAGCGTTAAAATCGACGAGCTGATGGGCGAGAAAAGCGGCACTTACCGCCTAGATCTCATCTATGAGGATAAAATCATCGCTTCTAAAAGCTTCAGCGTAGAAAATTTCGTCCCAAACCGCATTAAAAATGAAATTCTCACTGCCAAAGACGAATATGGCGCAGATGAGATCATCACGCTAAAGCTAAGCTCAAACTATCTTGCAGGCGCGCCGGCTGGAGATTTGAAAGGCTCACTGGAAGCAAACGCCTATGAAAAAGAGCTGAAAATTAAAGGCTACGAGGGCTTTTCGTTTCTAAACGATCGCTTAAAGAAAAAGGGCGCTACGCAGCTTCGCAGGGCAGAATTTACGCTAAGCTCCGCCGGCAAAAAAGAGCTTGCACTCTCGCCGGCAGCAGCTGATCTAAATGTCTCTAACGCCATAAATATTCTACTAAATTTCAGCGTAACCGAGGAGGGCAAAAACGTAAACGCATATCGCAGCCTGAGCTATCTGCCTTATGATCGTATCGTAGGAATTCGCGCGAACAAGGATTTTATATCAAGCGGCGATAGCGTAAAATTCGGCTTTGCGCTACTAGATTCCAAAACCAAAACCGACGTCAAAGGCAAGATCGACGTTGAAATTTACCGCGACGATTTTACTTACGTTTATGACGGCAATAGATACGTCGAGCAAGAAAGCTTTAATCTCGTAAGCGCCGTTAGCACCGATGCGCGCGAGTTTGAGTATAAATTCCAAAACGGCGGCAATTATCTAATCGTCGCAAACGATTACTCAAGCGGCGCAAGTGCTGGCGTGCGCGTGGATGTAAGCGGCTGGGGATATTATGGACGGGTAAATGCTAAAGACGTTCAAAGCGCTAAAATCAAACTCGCAAGCGACAAGGTTAAAGCCGGAGATAAAATTAAAGGCGTCATCAATTCGCCGGTAGAAAGCGGCGTGCTAAATATCTCGCTCGTAGGAGAGCAGGTTTACGACTATAAAATTCTATCCGTCAAAGGCGGTAGCGCGGAATTTGAGCTTAGCGTGCCGGAGAATTTCGTCGGAGGACACATCAACGCTGTAATCGCGCGCGCTGCGACACCCGCTGCGATGCCGCTTAGAGCCTATGCAAACGTGCCGGTGGCGCTAGATGCGAGCTCGCACAAGGCTGGCGTGCAAATTTTAGCCGAGAAAAGCTACAAAAACGGGCAAAATGCGCAGATCAGCGTAAAAAGCGAGCCAAATTCCAAAGTCATACTATACGCGGTCGATCTTGGAATTTTAGATATCGTCTCACAAGAGGAGCTCGATGCATTTAAGGCGTTTGACGTTAGCGCGTATTTTGCGCTGCGATACTTCGACATTTACGACGATCTTAGCGTGTATCAAACTACTGCTAAAGAGCTAAGCTTCGGCGGAGACGGCGTGATGGCGAAAGCTAAACGAAATTTAAGCCCGGTCGAAAACAAAAAGCAGAAAAAATTTATCAAAATGCTGATCGCAAAAGCAGACGCAAACGGCGAGGCGAAATTTGAGCTTGCGATGCCGAAAAATTTCAACTCCACGATCCGTCTAAGCGCCATGGCTATCGGAGAGGCGGCTACGATCGGCTCTGCAAACGTCGAAGCCAAGGTCCGAGACGACGTCGTTATAAAGCCCGCCGATCTAACCTATATGGTGCGCGGTGATGAAATTTCCGTGCCGCTAACGCTCATCAATACGACTGACAAAGAGCAAAAGGCGGTCTTGAAAATCAGCTCATCTCCTTCGGTCGCTATAAGCGGCGGTGAGGCAAATTTCACGCTTAAACCGCTGGAGGTCAAGCACACGAACTTCACCGCGAGCGCGCTTGATATTGCAGATGCAAATATTAAATTTGATCTTGACGCAAACGGGCAAAAATTTAGCAATGATGTAGAATTTGACATAATCAGCCAGTTTCCGCGCTCGAAGCTATTTCACGTAAGCTACGGCGATAAGCCGGTAACTCTCAAAGTCGATCCGAGCTATAAAGAAATTTATACTCACATCAGTGCTACGCCTAATGCTTTTAGCCTAGCGGACGAGCTATATCTCTATCCTTACGGCTGCACCGAACAGCTTGCTTCAAGAATGATAGCGGTTGATTATGTCGCACGCAAAGACTCCAATAAAACCTTAACCAACCGCGTAAACGAGTATGCAAGTAGAATTTTATCTCGCCTCAAACCTAACGGCGATTTCGGTTACTGGAGTGCTCACGGCGTTACTAACTACTATGCTTCGATCTATGCAAGCGACGTTTTGCTAGAGCTTGATACGCGATATAAATTCCTTAGCAATAAGCAAAGATCGCTAATTTTTAGCGCGCTAAAATCAAGCTACAAAGATCAGGATACGCTCCGCATATACGCGGATTTCGTGCTAGATCAATACGGCAAACTGGACGATGATGAGATAAATTTCGTTTACGACAACGATCTTTATAAAGACTCGCCGATGGCTAGTATCGCCTTGGCTGCGATACTTAAAAAGCACAATATGACGACTGAGTTTGAATTTATGCTCGAAAAAATAGATGAGGCGAATTACGATTACGCTGATAACGGAGCAGGTTTGACATTTGCTAGCGATGTAAGAGATGCCGCCTTTAAGCTCTATGCATTCGGCAAGGTTGGCATCAAAGATGATAGCACGGCTCGCACGGTCGATGCGATCATTCGCGATCTAAAAAATATAAACAACACGCAGGAGCGAGCAAGCGTAATACGCGGATTTGATGCATATTTTAAGGACGCGAAAAAAGAAGCCCATTTTGCATTAAAATACGACGGCGAGGCGAAAAATTTCAATTCGCCGTTAGATACCAAACTCGCGGTAAAAGACGGCGCGATAGAATTTACGCCGATGATCGGCAATGGCGAGCTATTTTTTACCGCTCTTGGCTTTGGATATGAAAGCGCGCCTTTAAAGCATGAGGCTTTGAGCATACAGAGCCTAAACGCCCATTCTATGGATAGCAAGAGGATTGAAATTTACCGCGAATTTATAGATGCTCGCGGTAACGTCGTCGATCTAAACAAGCTTAAAGTAGGGCAGAAAATTTACTCTAAGATCAGCTGGCGAGCGAATTATTATCTTTATAATTTCGTAATCGACGAGGCGATGCCTAGCTGCTTTGAGGCGGTCAATGAGCGCCTAGGCTCGGCTGCGCAGGCTAGAGTCGAGGGCATGCAAGACAGCGTGGCACTAGAACACACGGAGTATCTGTATGACCGAGTGCTTCGCTTCCCAAAAAGCGGCTATTTCTATTATGATCCGCGAGATGGAGAGAATAGCAGCGGAGTCATCTATACTCCGATAAACGTGATTATGGCGGGCTCGTGCGCGCTTCCTGCGATCTCTATCGAGGATATGCAATACGAGCAGGTAAATAACTACGATCTGCAAACGCTTAAATTTAAGGTCGCTCGCTAA
- a CDS encoding transglycosylase domain-containing protein: MKFLKFMLKIALFCAFAFALFLILDALYPLNLDMLNKQKSRILYDRNGEILNMQISDDQIWRFYAAADEIPPRLKQSAIYFEDRYFYYHFGVNPASILRAATYNFTQNFTKKSEGNVERVGASTITMQVARMMRPKQRSYKNKIIEIFNAFQLEWHFSKDEILGMYFNLAPYGGNIEGVKTAAYFYFKKDLRELSNAQIALLSVIPKNPNKNRLDRRSNINALKNRLISQLREGGVISQSEYERALAEPFSPRRYAAPNYVPHYALLAFNNYKMQNFTVKDDVNFTQNLEQVGAPGGAAGQASSSAHRAAAVELNFSDAAGAESNFTAAAKVGANLSSAANAQAEVDLKEMNPKEADFKTNAPKSLNLGGTSLNLNEREVAESQASAKPNEPKSVKSNEREGANLDERQDSINAARPSQNSQSLNLNEQRGAARLPQNPQADTDSDKGQTEYPPQNPNADINLNKRQNVVSIAHPHQDPQNSQDLNLNEQRGAERLPQNFQADASSGERLHVNFSAQTNSASGTRTQTDSTSNAKMQTASAASAESRANPAPNVKVPQNFALATQAQINSDPNAKTQENSANSKGGAQPKEQTARAQELARLSEGKIYSSLDLKTQIALEGFLKSEILSLRDKGVRNGAAVLIDNESMSVIAYIGSHDFSANEGQNDGVRSQKNVGSTLKPFIYAKALQHGLITPSKKLIDAPIIFAGYVPRNYNQSFMGAVSATDALSLSLNIPAVKLNLMLEDDGLYEMLSGVHLAEFSKDYYGAGIALGSISMSLMDLTRLYSAFANGGKLRKLEIAGVKIGDDAQILTPQSTYIVTQMLRNAPRSYLGSVWQNTLNAPPLMFKTGTSADARDLYTVALTPKFTLGVWLGNFDGSKTRDLSGGVSAAKVAFNMFAFLDKSGMLGEVEFARPAGVSLRRVCTDAYREKECAQSADDLTIDGVEPNEECEIYGTSELFYLLKQGLIDLQKVRAGRCAAKFVAVKPVLNDINAKTYETGADGTLRLKVQCTAVFGERVYIRLSGGSREFIALNFTAFTRENSADLDSKHFSAAQQDNLTPQNLKSQNLTKQNSAGWNFIAKNPAIQNLASQNSILQNFTEQNSEAENFTAKNFTDRNSSQQNSAARDFTTLSLAPANSKVKTGEYFARTNGEAFTLNLGAGDFELGCLDENANFAKANFRVNERK; encoded by the coding sequence ATGAAATTTCTAAAATTTATGTTAAAAATCGCGCTATTTTGCGCATTTGCATTCGCTCTGTTTTTGATCCTAGACGCGCTTTATCCGCTAAATTTGGATATGCTAAATAAGCAGAAGAGTAGAATTTTATATGACCGAAACGGCGAAATTTTAAATATGCAGATCAGCGACGATCAAATTTGGCGCTTCTACGCAGCCGCAGACGAGATACCGCCGCGGCTGAAACAAAGCGCGATCTACTTTGAAGACCGCTATTTTTACTACCATTTCGGCGTTAATCCAGCCTCGATCCTGCGCGCGGCTACGTATAATTTTACGCAAAATTTTACTAAAAAAAGCGAGGGTAACGTCGAGCGCGTCGGAGCCTCGACGATTACGATGCAGGTTGCGCGTATGATGCGCCCCAAACAGCGCAGCTACAAGAACAAAATCATCGAAATTTTCAACGCCTTTCAGCTGGAGTGGCACTTCAGCAAGGATGAAATTTTAGGAATGTATTTCAACCTCGCCCCATACGGCGGCAACATCGAGGGAGTCAAGACCGCGGCGTATTTTTACTTCAAAAAGGACCTGCGCGAGCTTAGCAACGCTCAAATCGCGCTTCTTAGCGTGATCCCGAAAAACCCTAACAAAAACCGCCTAGACCGCAGATCAAACATCAACGCGCTCAAAAACCGCCTAATTTCTCAGCTGCGAGAGGGCGGCGTGATCTCGCAGAGCGAGTACGAGCGCGCTCTTGCCGAGCCGTTTTCGCCCAGGCGCTACGCAGCGCCCAATTATGTGCCGCATTACGCGCTACTGGCGTTTAACAATTATAAAATGCAGAATTTTACCGTCAAAGATGACGTAAATTTCACTCAAAATTTAGAGCAGGTCGGAGCGCCCGGCGGGGCAGCTGGGCAAGCAAGTTCGTCTGCGCACCGAGCCGCGGCGGTAGAGTTAAATTTTTCGGACGCGGCTGGTGCCGAATCAAATTTTACGGCTGCGGCGAAGGTTGGGGCGAATTTATCAAGCGCCGCAAACGCGCAGGCGGAAGTGGATTTGAAAGAAATGAATCCCAAAGAGGCGGATTTTAAAACTAATGCGCCGAAGAGTTTAAATTTAGGCGGAACGAGCTTAAATTTAAACGAGCGCGAAGTCGCAGAATCGCAGGCAAGCGCGAAACCGAATGAACCAAAAAGCGTAAAATCAAATGAACGAGAGGGCGCAAATTTGGATGAGAGGCAAGATTCAATTAATGCTGCCCGTCCGTCGCAAAACTCGCAAAGTCTAAATTTAAACGAGCAACGAGGCGCTGCGCGTTTGCCGCAAAATCCGCAGGCAGATACAGATTCAGATAAAGGGCAAACCGAGTATCCGCCGCAAAATCCGAATGCGGATATAAATTTAAACAAGCGGCAGAATGTCGTCAGTATCGCGCATCCGCACCAAGACCCGCAAAATTCGCAAGATCTAAATTTGAACGAGCAACGAGGTGCTGAGCGTTTGCCGCAAAATTTCCAGGCAGATGCAAGCTCTGGCGAGCGGTTGCACGTAAATTTTAGTGCGCAGACAAATTCCGCTTCAGGCACTAGGACGCAAACAGATTCTACTTCAAACGCTAAAATGCAGACAGCTTCTGCTGCAAGCGCCGAATCGCGGGCAAATCCCGCTCCCAATGTCAAGGTGCCGCAAAATTTCGCTTTAGCCACCCAGGCGCAGATAAATTCCGATCCCAACGCCAAGACGCAGGAAAATTCCGCAAACTCTAAAGGGGGCGCGCAGCCTAAGGAGCAAACCGCGCGAGCGCAGGAGCTTGCGCGCCTTAGCGAGGGTAAAATTTATTCGAGCTTGGATCTGAAAACCCAGATCGCGCTTGAGGGCTTTTTGAAAAGCGAGATCCTCTCTCTGCGCGATAAGGGCGTTAGAAACGGCGCTGCGGTGCTGATCGATAACGAAAGTATGAGCGTGATCGCCTATATCGGCAGTCACGATTTTAGCGCCAATGAGGGGCAAAACGACGGCGTGCGCTCGCAAAAAAACGTGGGCTCGACGCTAAAGCCTTTCATCTACGCCAAGGCCCTGCAGCACGGGCTCATCACCCCTTCAAAAAAGCTGATCGACGCGCCGATAATCTTCGCGGGCTACGTGCCGCGCAACTACAACCAGAGCTTCATGGGCGCAGTGAGTGCGACGGATGCGCTAAGTCTAAGCCTAAATATCCCTGCGGTGAAGCTAAATTTGATGCTTGAGGACGACGGGCTGTACGAGATGCTTAGTGGCGTGCATCTGGCAGAGTTTAGCAAGGATTATTACGGCGCAGGTATCGCTCTGGGAAGTATTTCGATGAGTCTAATGGATCTTACTCGCCTTTACAGCGCGTTTGCAAACGGCGGAAAGCTACGAAAGCTCGAAATAGCGGGTGTAAAGATCGGCGACGATGCGCAAATTTTAACCCCGCAGAGCACCTATATCGTAACGCAGATGCTAAGAAACGCGCCGCGCTCCTACCTCGGCTCGGTGTGGCAAAACACCCTAAACGCGCCGCCTCTGATGTTTAAAACGGGCACGAGCGCCGATGCGCGCGATCTCTACACCGTCGCGCTCACGCCGAAATTTACTCTCGGCGTCTGGCTGGGAAATTTCGATGGCTCCAAGACTAGGGATCTTAGCGGCGGCGTGAGTGCGGCGAAGGTGGCATTTAATATGTTTGCCTTCCTCGATAAATCGGGCATGCTAGGCGAGGTGGAGTTTGCGCGCCCCGCGGGCGTGAGCTTGCGGCGGGTATGCACCGACGCGTACCGTGAAAAGGAGTGCGCGCAAAGCGCCGACGATCTTACGATCGATGGGGTTGAGCCCAACGAGGAGTGCGAAATTTACGGCACGAGCGAGCTTTTTTATCTGCTAAAACAAGGTCTGATCGATCTGCAAAAGGTGCGCGCGGGAAGGTGTGCGGCTAAATTTGTCGCCGTAAAGCCCGTGCTAAACGATATCAACGCCAAAACCTACGAGACCGGCGCGGACGGCACGCTGCGGCTTAAGGTGCAGTGCACGGCGGTTTTCGGCGAGCGGGTATATATCAGACTAAGCGGCGGTTCGCGGGAGTTTATAGCGCTAAATTTCACCGCGTTTACGAGGGAGAATTCCGCGGATTTGGATTCCAAGCATTTTAGCGCGGCGCAGCAAGATAATTTAACGCCACAGAATTTAAAATCACAAAATCTTACGAAGCAAAATTCTGCGGGATGGAATTTCATAGCTAAAAATCCAGCCATACAGAATTTGGCGTCGCAAAATTCTATCTTGCAAAATTTTACAGAGCAGAATTCGGAGGCTGAAAATTTCACAGCGAAAAATTTTACGGATCGAAATTCCTCGCAGCAAAATTCCGCGGCACGAGATTTTACCACGCTAAGCCTAGCGCCTGCAAATTCTAAAGTTAAAACGGGAGAATATTTTGCGCGCACTAACGGCGAGGCTTTTACGCTTAACCTCGGCGCAGGGGATTTCGAGCTTGGCTGCTTGGACGAAAATGCAAATTTCGCTAAAGCAAATTTTAGAGTAAATGAAAGAAAATAA